The DNA segment CAGCCAGGGCAAGGTCACCGTGACCGGCGTGGCGCCCACCCAGGGAGCCAAGGAAAAAGTCACCCTGTGCTGCGGCAATGTTTCCAGCGTGACCAGTGTGGACAACCAGATGTCCGTCACCCACCCCGAACCCGAAGCCCAGTACCACGACGTGGTGCGCGGCGACACGCTGTCGGCCATCGCCAAGAAATACTATGGCGATGCCAACAAGTACCCTGCGATTTTCGAAGCCAACAAGCCCATGCTGTCGCACCCCGACAAGATCTACCCCGGCCAGAAACTGCGCATTCCGGCCCTGTAAGCCCTGTACCGCTGTC comes from the Comamonas terrigena NBRC 13299 genome and includes:
- the lysM gene encoding peptidoglycan-binding protein LysM; amino-acid sequence: MGLFSFIKEAGEKLFGGKDANAATPADDLNAKAAQAIATYINAQNLGVSNLQVTYDGSQGKVTVTGVAPTQGAKEKVTLCCGNVSSVTSVDNQMSVTHPEPEAQYHDVVRGDTLSAIAKKYYGDANKYPAIFEANKPMLSHPDKIYPGQKLRIPAL